In one Drosophila albomicans strain 15112-1751.03 chromosome X, ASM965048v2, whole genome shotgun sequence genomic region, the following are encoded:
- the LOC117571688 gene encoding uncharacterized protein LOC117571688 isoform X1: MKLILCLLLLCSASGAIGARGSSASITAAQRAEIAKLRGELNEAFEAGEEEQQQGVIVQPAWTQKGHGARVGDTVPSKVIVNATTVSAAQALRSEITQAVAQQGQSETVRELDAHFQKKAAAAAQLQSGQAVGSTHDEQLGGSSDDEQANVVDAAPLDIDLAQLQQLQLSKRRSREMLLLSRIVEDLQFGLGENVTNWLQLQHNGTIYLVGQRPEDLIVLQQQEQQTNLGFHSFEVFQTLSVPSPIDALISIQQAESLLLLATQQQLLWYRLEPETGLQQFWTWPLGQTVSRLLSFVLDNREHLLVVSGNRTISIYAHDVQRLEFWIAQRLQLEQAITALAVLDTGLELLLAVGQTNKALIYAHNAEQGLQLKLRQRLEAPQIMDIAAFQMGGRSYLALGGQQPQILAYVQGQLLPKTVLGQNFGIVELFLPVPVRSYRDDLLLIVQHRVHFDTHSLLQLEVLVWNGEVFEASLPPPCELGAETRYGAACMLDELREKGLAGAALQRQQGSDAPLLLVPRLAAPSGHFRLHTELLPRNSELQDLQEIEQFMRSWVEEQDSVLQLAEQLLHDEAESLAELLDTSLLINEGAQIDALYVNNVPWTTADAGVDLLELLQQLRLLDAAASERGKRSRRQTQLFSYDYEQLDFDVVEVEEEVLIDRVNHVPFYIQNATLQFNGTINVQQLQLLQPQVNEQETLESLPSSTRQQLQLSGDLIFDTINGVNWEELLRQLVWRTKPLQLSQLQVQGAVVFEDSLHLSALNELSFPGDYLWSQSSSTSIVRAPKHFTQTLTVNDVDTAGSINGRNPLDAITLSDAQDWPGWVTFTQLEVSEELRVRGSAQGRQLEQQAPANPTLLESQNIQAACHFAQLIVHGPLIVQGQFDGKDYDALLGDLAQRPNDANEELIIPGQKHVQQLVLPVDTHVLDGQLSGIPIEQFVTKHTPQLLQHLQQLEGYVYFNQLHLNGSFDGVQLQQLLAQALLVNDTLLAPSTHLRFEQELELPQLRVTRNLNEQPISGYQTLHEPMHLDTATFEQLQAEQLDVTGNVEGVARLNGKALDELLSAARQADHVQVQDLILPNGVQAAKLQGLQAEHLLGFLQQSDVLPLLILQGQLQVQHIAVSGAVQVMETLNGRQLEQLQREVVWLDQPNELRTRWRFQQSPIFASDLLLQGSYNQRLLPELLEDIVFRSDQELQIVGTKHFAGHVTVQDELRLVALNGVPFERFATKQQPLIFAGDVHLIDGELHVLHLQLEKELNGRPAEQLEQRLMWLPEMQVFLQRGLVHLPQQLQLQDLTVLGHLGDRNHETLTEFFDDVLDKRAEQLQVEGSKVFTGRVCIQQGAYINELNGLKLKQLLEQLIMLDERNVVTLHSPVRFEAPVEMQQLLADQLILQGELLNGCNVTEWLHDTIRVDRDWQTESSVRFAAGALDNNSLHVEQLNHLNLSRVVTLHTVQELSFPQLMLQELHLNDGHVLLPQGLVNGRNLSEEYDNTLLVNAPYVQLVQTPLVLPSLIVLDSLIAHASINGDVNYNLSDVATLHEEQLQLQTPLYFELLHAPEVRTQFLINGFDYGAWHEKSLWAQGRQMQVISGNWSVYWLRVKQPQAAEQAAHAVYRRQATAMAQRQRELCQRLAKLFGMLRLPYVVKQLRHSFELHQSEEQADLRRVFAVKSPLMRSNYLLLNELGCWTRIYRWNGTHFQQAGAFESGPIDEVTVLQLRNATADEQFSFMTSYELSDEHAERSWNCSSLQNLQSWRTAGDALPEIEPLGLPEQTLAHVQQQHEAKQLLKQRRVPSYQQAIKYLHRPSIESQLRSQSETSFDAEQYEALRERLLEQLSFRLQTEVNITQLSIPESDLYDDEHLVEDFLWLMRQLQRSRTRSTMFATLATDTLPLPNNPARVLAARSCLLIWPVLEELRTLQRRLDNATVEDEEARQLLLQMEQAVHDILQLAYADGNWENSQEDDDTLRLHAVIERLRQLQQQLLDQQQQQPLAEASIVYTKSLAAPHQQQQHWHPVETIRLHVGPAHRGKLLYARLTIVAPDAPSVAPSTAPAAHIQLHHANGTLFQSLAANPQARQLTALRVLDETLLAFVEGCCRVRVFIYRGVQGFVPFVDFQTEAEVLQLLAMRLPLLQAPGALYTLAVVQSRRIIFHELVIPGLFETWLHC; this comes from the exons atgaaattgattctgtgcctgctgctgctttgttcAGCAAGTGGAGCAATAGGAGCGAGGGGATCAAGTGCATCCATCACGGCAGCGCAGCGAGCAGAGATCGCTAAGCTACGTGGTGAACTGAATGAAGCCTTCGAAGCGGGCGAAGAGGAGCAACAG CAGGGTGTTATAGTGCAGCCTGCCTGGACGCAAAAGGGACACGGAGCCAGAGTCGGTGATACCGTTCCCAGCAAAGTGATTGTGAATGCCACAACAGTGTCGGCGGCTCAAGCGTTGCGTAGCGAGATCACGCAGGCGGTGGCACAACAAGGACAAAGCGAGACAGTCCGTGAATTGGACGCACATTTCCAGAAGAAGGCTGCAGCGGCTGCGCAATTGCAAAGCGGCCAAGCTGTGGGCAGCACACACGACGAGCAGTTGGGCGGCAGTAGCGATGATGAACAGGCAAATGTAGTGGATGCGGCACCGCTGGACATTGATTTGgcacagctgcaacaactgcagctaTCCAAGCGACGTTCACGTgaaatgctgctgctcagtCGCATCGTGGAGGATCTGCAGTTCGGGCTGGGCGAAAATGTGACAAActggctgcagttgcagcacaATGGCACCATCTACTTAGTGGGACAACGTCCTGAGGACTTGATCGTattgcagcaacaagagcagcaaacCAATCTGGGCTTCCATAGCTTCGAAGTGTTTCAAACACTCTCAGTGCCGTCGCCCATTGATGCGCTGATCAGCATCCAGCAGGCGGAGAGTCTGTTGCTCTTGGCgacccaacaacaactgttgtgGTATCGCCTAGAACCCGAAACCGGATTGCAGCAATTCTGGACGTGGCCATTGGGTCAAACGGTGTCCAGACTGCTGTCATTTGTGCTGGATAATCGCGAGCACTTGCTTGTGGTCTCAGGCAATCGCACGATAAGCATTTATGCTCACGATGTGCAACGTCTGGAGTTTTGGATTGCGCAACGCTTGCAATTGGAGCAGGCGATAACAGCGCTCGCTGTGCTCGACACTGGACTGGAGCTGTTGCTAGCCGTGGGTCAGACTAACAAAGCTTTAATTTACGCGCACAATGCGGAGCAAGGTCTGCAGCTGAAATTGCGTCAACGGCTGGAGGCGCCACAAATCATGGACATTGCTGCCTTTCAAATGGGCGGACGCAGTTATTTGGCGCTAGGCGGCCAGCAGCCACAAATCCTTGCCTATGTGCAGGGTCAACTGCTGCCCAAGACGGTGCTGGGCCAGAACTTTGGCATCGTTGAGTTATTCCTGCCGGTTCCCGTGCGCAGTTATCGCGATGATCTGCTGCTCATAGTGCAGCATCGTGTGCACTTCGATACGCAttcgctgctgcagctggaggTGCTGGTGTGGAATGGCGAGGTGTTCGAGGCCAGCCTGCCGCCACCCTGTGAGCTGGGCGCCGAGACGCGCTACGGTGCCGCCTGCATGCTGGACGAGTTGCGCGAGAAGGGTTTGGCAGGCGCTGCACTGCAGCGTCAACAGGGCAGCGATGCGCCGCTTTTGCTGGTGCCGCGGCTGGCGGCGCCATCGGGACACTTTCGACTGCACACAGAGCTGCTTCCGCGCAACTCGGAGTTGCAGGATTTGCAGGAGATTGAGCAGTTTATGCGCAGCTGGGTGGAGGAGCAGGACTCGGTGCTGCAGCTGGCGGAGCAGTTGCTGCACGACGAGGCGGAATCGTTGGCGGAGCTGTTGGACACCTCGCTGCTGATCAACGAGGGCGCCCAAATCGACGCACTCTACGTGAACAATGTGCCCTGGACAACAGCAGATGCCGGCGTCGATCTCCTagagctgctgcagcaactgcGGCTATTGGATGCGGCGGCAAGTGAACGTGGTAAACGCAGCAGGCGTCAAACGCAGCTTTTTAGCTACGACTATGAGCAGCTGGACTTTGATGTGGTCGAAGTGGAGGAAGAGGTGCTCATCGATAGAGTGAACCATGTGCCATTCTACATACAGAATGCCACACTGCAGTTCAACGGTACGATCAATGtgcagcaattgcagttgttgcagcCGCAAGTCAATGAACAAGAGACACTCGAATCGCTGCCCTCAAGCACAcgacagcaattgcaactgtcTGGGGATTTGATATTCGACACTATCAATGGCGTTAACTGGGAGGAATTACTCCGACAACTTGTGTGGCGTACGAAACCATTGCAGCTCTCCCAGCTGCAGGTGCAAGGT GCTGTCGTCTTTGAGGACTCGTTGCATTTGAGTGCGCTCAACGAGCTGAGCTTTCCCGGTGACTATCTCTGGTCGCAGAGCAGCTCAACCAGCATTGTGCGTGCTCCCAAGCACTTTACCCAAACGCTAA CTGTCAATGATGTGGACACGGCGGGCAGCATAAATGGCCGAAATCCTTTGGATGCCATTACGCTCAGCGATGCTCAGGACTGGCCCGGTTGGGTCACATTTACACAGCTCGAGGTGTCCGAGGAATTGCGAGTGCGAGGCAGCGCTCAAGGTCGCCAATTGGAGCAGCAGGCGCCGGCGAATCCCACGCTGCTGGAATCGCAAAACATTCAGGCTGCCTGTCACTTTGCTCAGCTAATTGTGCACGGACCACTGATTGTGCAGGGACAGTTTGATGGCAAGGACTATGATGCATTGCTGGGTGACTTGGCACAGCGACCCAACGATGCCAATGAAGAGCTGATCATACCGGGCCAGAAGCATGTGCAGCAACTCGTGCTGCCAGTCGATACTCATGTGTTGGACGGCCAACTGAGCGGAATTCCCATCGAGCAATTTGTGACCAAGCATACGCCACAGTTGCTGCAGCATTTGCAGCAATTGGAGGGTTATGTGTACTTCAATCAGTTGCACTTGAATGGTAGCTTCGATGGcgtgcaactgcagcagctgcttgcGCAAGCGCTGCTGGTGAACGACACATTGTTGGCGCCCAGTACGCATCTACGTTTTGAGCAGGAGTTGGAGTTGCCGCAGCTGCGCGTGACACGCAATCTCAACGAGCAACCGATCTCTGGCTACCAAACATTGCACGAACCAATGCATCTGGACACGGCAACATTTGAGCAACTGCAAGCGGAGCAACTGGACGTGACCGGGAATGTGGAAGGTGTGGCGCGTCTTAATGGCAAAGCTCTTGATGAGCTGCTGTCCGCAGCACGTCAGGCAGATCACGTCCAAGTTCAGGATCTAATACTGCCGAATGGTGTGCAGGCAGCCAAGTTGCAAGGCTTGCAGGCGGAGCATCTGTTGGGTTTTCTACAACAGTCTGATGTGTTGCCGCTGCTCATACTGCAGGGTCAGCTTCAGGTGCAACACATTGCGGTCAGCGGTGCTGTGCAAGTGATGGAGACACTCAACGGCCGCcagctggagcagctgcagcgtgAGGTTGTCTGGTTGGATCAGCCGAATGAGTTGCGCACACGCTGGCGCTTCCAACAGTCGCCGATCTTTGCCAGCGATCTGTTGCTGCAGGGCAGTTACAATCAGCGTCTGTTGCCCGAACTGCTCGAGGACATTGTGTTTCGCTCCGACCAGGAGCTACAAATTGTGGGCACCAAACACTTTGCCGGTCATGTCACGGTGCAAGATGAACTACGATTGGTGGCACTCAATGGTGTGCCCTTTGAACGTTTTGCCACTAAGCAACAACCACTGATCTTTGCTGGCGATGTGCATTTGATCGATGGAGAATTGCATGTGCTACACTTGCAGCTGGAGAAGGAATTAAATGGTCGGCCAGCtgagcagctggagcagcgtTTGATGTGGCTGCCCGAGATGCAAGTGTTTTTGCAACGCGGCCTCGTCCACTTgccacaacagctgcagctgcaagaTCTCACAGTGTTGGGCCATTTGGGAGATCGCAATCACGAGACGTTGACGGAATTCTTTGACGATGTGCTGGACAAACGCGCGGAGCAGCTGCAGGTGGAGGGCAGCAAAGTGTTTACGGGACGCGTTTGCATACAGCAAGGCGCATACATCAACGAGCTGAATGGCTTAAAGCTCAAGCAGCTGCTGGAGCAACTCATAATGCTGGACGAGCGCAACGTGGTTACACTGCACTCGCCAGTGCGCTTTGAGGCGCCAGTGGagatgcagcagctgctggcagATCAACTGATACTCCAAGGCGAGCTGCTCAATGGCTGCAATGTCACCGAATGGCTGCACGACACAATTCGCGTGGATCGCGATTGGCAAACGGAAT CTAGTGTTCGATTTGCAGCGGGCGCTCTAGATAACAATTCACTGCACGTGGAGCAGTTGAATCATTTGAATTTGTCGCGTGTAGTCACGCTGCATACGGTGCAAGAGCTCAGCTTTCCACAGCTGATGTTGCAGGAGCTGCACTTGAATGACGGACACGTGCTGCTGCCACAGGGATTGGTGAATGGACGCAATCTATCCGAGGAGTACGATAACACCTTGCTG GTGAATGCGCCATATGTGCAACTCGTGCAGACGCCGCTGGTGCTGCCGTCTCTAATTGTGCTGGACTCCTTGATCGCCCACGCGTCCATCAATGGCGATGTCAACTACAATTTGAGCGATGTGGCCACGTTGCACGAGGAACAACTTCAGCTGCAGACGCCGCTCTACTTTGAGCTACTGCATGCGCCGGAAGTCCGCACACAATTCCTCATCAATGGCTTCGACTATGGCGCGTGGCATGAAAAGAGTCTGTGGGCCCAGGGTCGGCAAATGCAAGTGATCAGCGGCAACTGGAGTGTTTACTGGCTGCGCGTGAAGCAGCCACAAGCAGCCGAGCAGGCGGCGCACGCTGTCTACCGACGacaggcaacagcaatggcacaACGTCAGCGAGAGCTGTGCCAGCGATTGGCCAAACTCTTTGGCATGTTGCGGCTGCCGTATGTGGTGAAGCAGCTGCGTCATAGCTTTGAGCTGCATCAGTCCGAGGAGCAGGCGGATTTGCGACGCGTGTTTGCTGTTAAATCACCGCTGATGAGATCCAATTATTTGCTGTTGAATGAGCTGGGCTGCTGGACGCGCATCTATCGCTGGAATGGCACGCACTTTCAGCAAGCGGGCGCCTTTGAGAGCGGGCCCATCGATGAGGTGACGGTGCTGCAGCTGCGCAATGCAACCGCCGATGAGCAGTTTAGTTTCATGACCAGCTACGAGTTGAGCGATGAGCATGCGGAGCGCAGCTGGAATTGCAGCAGTCTGCAGAATTTACAGAGTTGGCGCACAGCCGGCGACGCGCTGCCAGAGATTGAGCCGCTCGGTTTGCCGGAGCAGACACTGGCGCAtgtccagcagcagcacgagGCAAAGCAATTGCTGAAGCAGCGACGTGTGCCCAGCTATCAGCAGGCCATCAAGTACTTGCATCGACCCAGCATAGAATCGCAGTTGCGTTCGCAGTCCGAGACATCTTTTGACGCAGAACAGTATGAAGCGTTGCGCGAACGTTTGCTAGAGCAGCTGAGCTTTCGCTTGCAGACCGAGGTGAATATTACACAGTTGAGCATACCCGAGAGTGATCTGTATGACGATGAGCATTTGGTGGAGGATTTCCTCTGGTTGATGCGTCAATTGCAGCGTTCGCGCACGCGTTCAACAATGTTTGCCACGCTTGCTACGGATACGTTGCCATTGCCCAATAATCCAGCGCGTGTCCTGGCCGCACGCAGTTGCCTATTGATTTGGCCAGTGCTAGAGGAGCTGCGCACGCTGCAGAGACGACTCGATAATGCAACAGTCGAGGATGAGGAGGCgcggcagctgttgttgcaaatGGAGCAGGCGGTGCACGATATCCTGCAATTGGCCTACGCGGATGGCAATTGGGAGAATTCCCAAGAGGACGACGACACGTTACGTTTGCATGCGGTCATTGAGCGGTTGCgtcagttgcagcaacagttgctggatcagcagcagcagcaaccgcttGCTGAGGCGAGCATTGTGTACACCAAGAGTTTGGCTGCGccgcaccagcagcagcagcattggcaTCCAGTGGAAACGATACGCTTGCATGTTGGGCCAGCACATCGTGGCAAACTGCTCTACGCTCGCCTCACTATTGTTGCGCCCGATGCGCCATCTGTGGCCCCATCCACTGCGCCGGCTGCTCACATTCAGCTGCATCATGCCAATGGCACACTCTTTCAATCGCTGGCCGCCAATCCGCAGGCACGTCAGCTGACTGCGCTACGTGTGCTCGACGAGACGTTGCTCGCCTTTGTCGAGGGCTGTTGTCGGGTGCGCGTCTTCATCTATCGCGGGGTCCAAGGCTTTGTGCCATTTGTGGACTTTCAAACGGAGGCTGAGGTGTTGCAACTGCTGGCCATGCGTCTGCCACTGCTGCAGGCTCCGGGCGCTCTTTACACCTTGGCTGTGGTGCAGTCGCGTCGCATCATATTCCATGAACTTGTTATTCCGGGTCTCTTTGAGACATGGCTGCATTGTTAA